Below is a window of Hydrogenimonas sp. SS33 DNA.
ATTTTGTACCGGTGGTCTCCATTGACCGTAACCGATGCGAGATAGCGTTTCTCCTCTTTGATTTTTCTGTCGAGTTTTTTCTGTATCGACAGATCCTTTTTCAACTGTTTTTCGGTTATCGGAATCAGATAGCTGTAGGAGATCAGGCCGACTACAGCTACGACCGCAAGAACCATCAGATAGAATTCGCTCTCTTTTTTACCCTCGAAATAGTTGTCGAGCTTTTCGAGCATATCTTCAAGAATTTTCATAATACCGTCACCTTTAGATCACCATGGTAGATACCGGTTTTCTCATCTTTGTAGATTTTGTCGATATCGGTATGGATCTTGTTTTCGTACGAGTCGGTCAGATATTTGATGAACTGTGTGATTTTCTTGTCACTGTCGGAATAGAGTGAAAGAGTGAATGTGTTGTCCTCATCTGTAATTTTCGTCACTTTGACACTGAATTTCGTCATGTCGTTGCCGAAATGGACGATATTCTTCGCTTTCATCGGATAGTTGACCTTCTTGTCGTAGATGGCGGCGAGGATCTTCTTTTTCTTTTCGAAGAGATCTTTTTCACTCTTGATCTTGGCGAGAATATCTTTCTTTTTGGCTTCGAGGGAACCGATTTCCCGGCGAATGCCCGTGACCAGTTTGTTGAGCTGTTTCTCCTCTTTCGTCAACTTGTCATTGGTGATTTTGACATAGGCGTCATAGGTGTAGTTGTACACCGGCAGGGAGAGTGCCAGAACGACCGTTGCGGCGGTGGTGATGATGAATTGCCCGCTGCGGCGTGCGACGAAGGGGGGAGGGCGGAAGAAGAGGGTGAAGTTGGGGCTCTCTTCCCCTTCGATGTCCTTGATCGCTTCGAGGATGCTGAGATAATGGAACTGGTCGACATACCACTCTCCCTTTTCCATCTCGTAGTCGAAATCGAAGTCGTTCGATTCGATCCCGAGATAGGTGTGGGCATATTCGTTGAGTCCCAGGATCGGCCCGGTTTCCGAACCGCAGTAGAACATGTCGATCTTTTCGATGTCGAAGGCCCGCTTGGCGTAGATCAGGATGTCGTTGACGTAGAGGAAGATCTCGCTGAAGAGCTTCATCAACTGGTCTTGATAATCGAAGTTCGAAGTCTTCAGACCTTCATTTTGAAGCATGTCATAGAAGGACTCTTCATCGACGCGTTCACCGTAAAGTTCACAGAAACGCTCGTAAATGTTTTCGAAAGAGTATTTCAGCGATTTGGAATAGAGGTACTCCCCATCCTTGAACAGTGCCAGGAAGGCGTCCTCTTTCTGGAAATAGAGAAATCCGTGGGTACCGTAGGCTTCCAGAATATCTTTTTCATAGATATTCTGTATGAGGTAGGGTTTGGGATAGATGTAGTCGATATATTTGACTTTTTCCCGAATCGGGTCAAATGTCTCGTGCAGGACCTCGGGCTCCGCGACAAAAACGTGAAAGTAGCGCAGCTTGTCGGTCCGCTTTTCTACGGCTTCGACATAGCGTATGACATATTCGACCGCCTGGTCGAGTCCAAGATCGTCATAGGCTTTCAGTTCGATGGCATCCTGAAGATCTTCCGGCGGAATATTGACACTGATCTCAATCAGTGCGGAGATGAAATCTTTCGCATCCAGTGTAGAGACGACGAAGTTCCGCTTGTCGTAACTGAGTTTGTCCAGTTTCTGCAATGCATTGTTGACAAACTGGTAGTAAACATTCTGGTATGCATTGATCGTAATGATCTTCTGAAAATTCGAGCTTCCCTGCTCCGAGGGAGTCTGTAATCGCTTGAACATATTTAGAGCCTCTTTGTGTCATTCATAACGAATAAACGATTCTATCCGAGCAAAACTTAAACGGATATTCAATTTTGCAGCCTTAAACCCGCAATTCTCTAAGCCAAAACCGTTCCAAACGGTATATTAATGTTCATTCAAAAACATACCCGATTTCGGACAGCGTTTTTTTGTTTTTCGACCAGCCGGTTTTCACCGATACGAAAAGTTCCAGAAAGATCTTTTTGCCGCTGAAACGCTCCATTTTGAGGCGGGCGTCCCGTCCGATCCTCTTGATGGTGCTTCCGCCCTTTCCTATGAGGATCATCTTCTGGCTTTTTTTCTCCGCCACGATGGTCGCCTGAACCCGGTCGAGATCGGGCCGCTCTTCAATCTTTTCGATGATGACATCGGTTTCGTAGGGGATCTCGTCGCTGAGATTGTCGAAGATCGCCTCTCTGATCATCTCTTTGTAGATCTCCCTGATGTGGGTTGTCGTCAACAGTTGCGGGTCGTAGAGCCAGGGCGAGCAGGGCAGGTGTTTGGCGATTTCGTCAAGCAGCTGCTCTTTGCCGATATTCTTCGTCACCGAAACGGGCACAAGGGCCAGAAATCGGTCCTGGTATCGGCTGTATTCGCCGATCTTGCGCAGAAGCGCCCCGTTGTCCACTTCGTCCACTTTGGTCAAAACGACGATGTGCGGCCGGTTTTTGGCGTTGAGCTTTAGAAACTTTTCGTAATGGTCCAGCCGGTCTTTGGCCGGTGCAAGAAAAAGAACGAGATCACAGTCGCCGATCGCCTTGACGGCCTCCTGAAGCATGAAGCGGTTCAGCAGCCGCTCCTTTTCATGGATGCCCGGAGTGTCGACGAAAATGATCTGAGTGTCGCCGTGCATCACGATGACGTTCATCCGTTTTCGCGTCGCCTGCGCCTTTTTGCTGACCATGGCCAGCTTTTCGCCCACCAGCCAGTTGAGTAGCGAGCTCTTTCCGGCATTGGGGCGTCCGACGACGGCGACGAAGCCCGCCCTGGTCGGGCAGTCAGAGGATGTAGCGCGCAATGTCTTCATCCTCGACGACGTTGTCGAGCTTTCCATGAACATAATCGGCGGTTATGGTAAATGTTTTACCCCTGTACTCGTCCGCTTCGAAACTGATCTCCTCCAGAACCCGCTCAATGACCGTATGCAGCCGCCTCGCGCCGATGTCTTCGGTCCGCTCGTTGGCCAGGTAGCTCAGGTGGGCGATGGCCCGCAGGGCCTCCTCTTCGAACACCAGCTCCATCCCCTCCACACTCAGAAGGGCCTGATACTGCTTGATGAGGGAGTTTTTCGGTTTGGTGAGGATTTCGTAGAGGGCCTCTTCGTTGAGGCTGTCGAGTTCCACGCGCAGGGGGAAGCGGCCTTGAAGTTCGGGAATGAGGTCGCTGGGTTTGCTGACATGGAAGGCTCCGGCTGCTATGAAGAGGATATGGTCGGTCTCCACCGGCCCCCATTTGGTGTTGACGGTACTTCCCTCCACTATGGGGAGCAGGTCGCGCTGAACCCCCTCTTTGCTCGGGTCCTGGCGCCCGCTGTTCTGGCTGCTGACGGCGATCTTGTCGATCTCGTCGAGGAAAATGATACCCCCCTCCTGGGCACGTTTCAGGGCTTCCTGCTTGATCTGTTCGTCGTCGAGGAGCCGTTCGCCCGCCGCCTGGCGGAGGATGCTTTTGGCCTCCTTGACCGTCACCTCCTTCTTGTTGTCACGTCCCAGGGAGCCGAAGACCTTGGCGAGGGACTCCTGGACCTTGCTCATCTCCGGCGGAAGGTTGGCGTCGCCCATCTCGATTTTGGGTGCGGGCATCTCCACTTCGATCTTCAGGTTGTCCAGCTCCCCTTTTTTGAGCTTTTCGCGCATCCTCTCGAAACTGTGGCGGTACTCCTCCTGTTTGCTTTCGGGGGCGTTTTTGGGCAGCGGCGGCAGCAGTTTTTCGATGATCATCTTCTCCACATAGGCGTCGATATCCCCCTTTTTCAGCTCTTTCTGCTCCTGGGTGACGATATTGACGGCTGCGGCCACCAGGTCGCGGACCATCGACTCCACATCCCGGCCCACGAATCCGACCTCCGTATATTTGCTCGCCTCCACTTTGACGAAGGGAAAGCCCATCATCTTCGCGAGCCTCCTGGCGATTTCGGTCTTTCCCACGCCGGTGGAGCCGATCATCAGGATGTTTTTGGGCATGATCTCATCCTGGATCTCCCTGGGCAGCCGCATCCGCCTAAAGCGGTTTCGCAGCGCCACGGCGATGGTCTTTTTCGCCTTCTCCTGGCCGATGACGTAATTGTCAAGGTAGGCGACGATCTCTTTGGGGGTCATGTTCTCTTTGGCGGTCACTTTTTCAGCTCCAGGGTTTTGATGTTGTGGTTGGTGTAGATGCACAGGTCCGCGGCGATATGGAGGCTCTCCTCCACCAGGGCTTTGGGGTCCATGCCGGCGTGTTTGGCCAGGGCCCTCGCGGCGGAGATGGCGAAGTTGCCGCCGCTGCCGATGGCGGCGATGCGCCCGTCTTCGGGTTCGACCACGTCCCCGTTGCCGCTGAGGATGAAGATGTGGTCGTTGTCGAGTACGATCATCATCGCCTCCAGGCGGCGCAGCACCTTGTCCTTGCGCCACGCTTTGGAGAAGTCGATGACCGCTTTGAGCAGGTCGCCCTTGCGGCTTTGCAGAAACCCTTCGAACATGTCGAAAAGGTTGAAAGCGTCGGCGGTGCTGCCGGCGAATCCCGCGAGAATCTTTCCGTTGTAGAGGGTACGGATTTTGGTGGCGTTGCCCTTGAGCACGGCATTGCCGAAGGTTACCTGCCCGTCGCCGCCGATGACGGCGATATCGTCGGCCCGGTAGGCCAGTATGGTGGTCGCTTCGAACATCCCGTCACTCTCCCGCCACTTCGAACTGCAGTTTGGCGTGGATACCGTGGCCCAGTTTGACATCGGCTTCGTACTCTCCCGTAGCTTTGATGGCATGGTCGAGGTGGATATGCTTCTTGTCCACGTCGATGCCCATCGCCTTCAGCGCTTCGGCCACATCGTGGTTGGTGATGGCCCCGAAGAGCGAGCCGTTGGCGCCCAGTTTCTTTTTGATGACCGGCTTGACGCTTTCGAGCTTCTCTTTCAGCGCTTCGAGGCGTGCGATCTCTTTGGCCTCCTCTTCGGCCTTGCGCTTCTGCTCCTCCTGCCACTGGGCGATGACCTCATCTGTGGCCACTTTCGCGAACCCTTTGGCGACCAGGAAGTTCTTTCCGTATCCATCTTTGACCTCTTTGATCTCTCCCGCTTTTCCCAGGCTCTTGACGTCTTTGATCAGTAAAACTTTCATAAATCTTCTCCTGTCAATAAAATTTCTCCGATTATATCCAAAAAGCGCTATAATTCGGCCAATTCGATTGGGTGGGAAGGTGGGATCGCCGCTTTGCGGCTGGTGAGAAAAAAAGAAAGTATAAATCCCAATAACAAACAAGGATAAACAATGTTATTTGTCGATTTCAAGATACCCGATTACGAAAATTTTGACAAATCGCTGAAAAAACTGCTCGAAAAGAACGAGACGACCATCGCATCGTTACTAGAGCGGAAAAATAAAAATTATGGAAATTTCGTGCGTCCCTACATGGAGACCTTCGAGAATCTGGACCTCTTTTTCACGCCCCTTTCGCATCTTAATAGCGTGGAGAACTCCAAAGAGACCCAAAAAGCCTACGAAGCCTCCCTTCCGCTGCTTTCGGCCTACCATACGAAGATCTCCCAGAACCGCGATCTCTACGACGCCTTTTCCAAAATCGACGGGACGGACGCGGCGCAGAAAGAGGTGGTGAGACAGGAGCTGAGAGACTTCAGGCTCTCAGGCGTCCACCTCCCCGAAGCGCAGAAGAAGAGGTTGGAGGCCATCAACCTGCGCCTCAGCGAACTCAACAACCGCTTCTCCCAAAATCTTCTCGATGCCACCAACGCCTTCGAACTGATCGTCGAAGACCCCGAAGATGTGCGGGGCATCCCCGAAAGCGACCTGGCGCTGGCGGAGACCGAAAGGGATGGAAAAAAGGTGTGGCGTTTTACGCTGCAGATCCCAAGCTACATGGCCTATATGACCTACGGGCCCAACCGCCAGCTTCGCGAAACGCTCTACCGCGCCTACGTCACCCGCGCCCCCGAAAACGCGGAGGTGGTCGACGAGATCCTGCGCCTGCGGGATGAAAAGGCGAAGATCCTGGGTTTCGACCACTACAGCGAACTCTCCCTGGCGACCAAAACCGCCCCAACCGATGAGGCGGTCGTCGGTTTTCTGAACGAACTGGCCGACGCATCGCTTCCTTATGCGAAAGAGGAGGTGTCCAGGCTGGAAGCGCTGGCGAAAGAGGATGGCGTGGAGAAACTGGAGAGTTACGACGTGGCCTACTACTCCGAAAGGCTGAAGCGCAAGGAACTCGATTTCGACGAAGAGAAGACCCGCCCCTGGTTCGAGCAGGGGAGGGTGCTCGAAGGAATGCTCGATTTCGTCTCGGAGCTTTTTGGTGTGGTGTTCAAAGAGGTCGAAGTCCCCGTCTGGAACGAAAAAGTGCGGGTTTTCGACCTGCAGGAGGGAGGGGAGAGTTTCGCCCGCATCTATTTCGACCTGGAGGCGAGAGAATCCAAAAGGGGCGGGGCCTGGATGAACGACTGGCAGACCCGACATTTGGACGAAAAGGGGGTGGAACATCCCGCTTCCGCCTTCGTCGTCTGCAACTTCCCCCCTTCTACCGAAGCGGTTCCTTCGCTGCTGCGCCATGACGATGTGGTGACGCTCTTCCATGAAATGGGTCACGCCCTTCACCATCTCATGAGCCGGGTGCCCGAACGGTTCGTCAGCGGCATCCACGGCGTGGCGTGGGACGTGGTGGAGTTCCCCTCCCAGTTTCTGGAGAATTTCGCCTACGAGAGGGTGGTCCTCGACCGCTTCGCCCGCCACATCGAAACGGGCGAGCCGCTGCCCGAGGCGATGGCGGGCAAGATCAAGGCGAGCAAGAATTTCCTGGCGGCCATGGGGATGCTGCGGCAGCTCGAATTCGCCCTTTTCGACTTTCTCCTGCATCAAAAACTCTACCAGGGCGACGAGGTCCAGGCGCTGCTCGATGCGATACGCGAGAAACTCGCACTGGTCAAACCGCCCTCCTACAACCGTTTCCAGTGGGGGTTTGCCCATATCTTCGCCGGTGGGTACGCGGCGGGGTACTACAGTTACAAATGGGCCGAAGTGCTCAGTGCCGACGCCTTCTTCGCCTGTTTTGCCGACGGCGAAATACGAAAGGAGATGACCGACGGCTACCGCCGCCACATTCTCGAACGCGGGGCGTCGCAGCCCATGAACGCGCTCTACCGTGCCTGGCTGGGGCGGGACCCCGAACCTTCGGCGCTTCTCAGGCTTTACGGGTTGAGTGGGGAGGTATCGTGAGCAGCTGGGAATTTTGGGAATATGTCCTCATCATCGGCTCCATTCTCACCTACATCTGCTGGGGTTTCGTCTTCGCCATCCAGGGGCTTTTGCTTCTGCACGGGCGCCCCGAGGCGGTGGCATGGCTCAAGAAGCGCTATACGATCCGCATGTTCATGATCGAGCTCTACGCCTTCATGCCGATGCTCTGGCTCTTCCATTTTCTGCTGGAAGTGATCCCCAAACTGATCGGCCTGGAGGATGCGGTGATCCGCTTCAGTATCTCCGACCTGATCGAAAGGGCGCAGGAGGCGCTTCGTTAACCCTCTTTCGGGGAAGTTCGCAGGATCAGATAGCCCGCGATGCCCGAAAGCAGGGAGCCTATGAGAATCCCCATCCGCTCATCCACGATATTCATGCAGGCACCCCCCTCGCACTCGAAGGCCAGCGAACCGATGAAAAGGCTCATCGTGAACCCGATGCCGCCCAGGACGGCGACACCGTAGAGGTGCCGCCAATTGACTCCTTTGGGCAATGCGCCCAGTTTCAGTTTTATCGCCAGCCAGCTGAAGAGAAAAATACCGATCTGTTTCCCCAGAAAAAGCCCCAGGACGATCCCCACGGTCACCGAATCGAGAAAATCCTTCGCCGAAATGTTGGAAAAACCGATGCCCGTGTTGACGAAGGCGAAAAGGGGCAGGATGACATGGTTGACCGGGGCATGGAGGGAGTGTTCCAGGGCGTGGAAGCTCGCTTTGTTGTTCTTGATGGGGATGAAGAGTCCGAGGATGACGCCGGCGAGGGTGGCGTGGACACCCGATTTGAGCATGGCGGTCCACATGACGATGCCGACCAGCACATAGGCGGTGTTGTTGACGACGCCTTTGCGGTTCATCATGAAGAGGATGAAGATGGAGGCGCCCACGACGCCCAGCGCCAGCACGGAGAGTCCCGTGGTGTAGAAGAGTGCGATGATGATGATGGCCCCCAGGTCGTCGATGATGGCGAGTGCCAGCAGAAAGAGCTTCAGCACCACCGGGACCCGATTGCCCAGCAGCGAAAGGACGCCGAGGGCAAAGGCGATATCGGTCGCCGTGGGAATCGCCCACCCCTGCATGGCGGCGGGGTTGTCCCGGTTGAAGGCGGTGTAGATGAGGGCGGGGACCACCATGCCCCCCAGTGCGGCGAGGGCGGGCACGGCCACCTTTTTCGGGTCGCGCAGCTCCCCTTCCACCACTTCCCGCTTGATCTCCAAA
It encodes the following:
- the era gene encoding GTPase Era; the protein is MRATSSDCPTRAGFVAVVGRPNAGKSSLLNWLVGEKLAMVSKKAQATRKRMNVIVMHGDTQIIFVDTPGIHEKERLLNRFMLQEAVKAIGDCDLVLFLAPAKDRLDHYEKFLKLNAKNRPHIVVLTKVDEVDNGALLRKIGEYSRYQDRFLALVPVSVTKNIGKEQLLDEIAKHLPCSPWLYDPQLLTTTHIREIYKEMIREAIFDNLSDEIPYETDVIIEKIEERPDLDRVQATIVAEKKSQKMILIGKGGSTIKRIGRDARLKMERFSGKKIFLELFVSVKTGWSKNKKTLSEIGYVFE
- the hslU gene encoding HslU--HslV peptidase ATPase subunit, translated to MTPKEIVAYLDNYVIGQEKAKKTIAVALRNRFRRMRLPREIQDEIMPKNILMIGSTGVGKTEIARRLAKMMGFPFVKVEASKYTEVGFVGRDVESMVRDLVAAAVNIVTQEQKELKKGDIDAYVEKMIIEKLLPPLPKNAPESKQEEYRHSFERMREKLKKGELDNLKIEVEMPAPKIEMGDANLPPEMSKVQESLAKVFGSLGRDNKKEVTVKEAKSILRQAAGERLLDDEQIKQEALKRAQEGGIIFLDEIDKIAVSSQNSGRQDPSKEGVQRDLLPIVEGSTVNTKWGPVETDHILFIAAGAFHVSKPSDLIPELQGRFPLRVELDSLNEEALYEILTKPKNSLIKQYQALLSVEGMELVFEEEALRAIAHLSYLANERTEDIGARRLHTVIERVLEEISFEADEYRGKTFTITADYVHGKLDNVVEDEDIARYIL
- the hslV gene encoding ATP-dependent protease subunit HslV, with the protein product MFEATTILAYRADDIAVIGGDGQVTFGNAVLKGNATKIRTLYNGKILAGFAGSTADAFNLFDMFEGFLQSRKGDLLKAVIDFSKAWRKDKVLRRLEAMMIVLDNDHIFILSGNGDVVEPEDGRIAAIGSGGNFAISAARALAKHAGMDPKALVEESLHIAADLCIYTNHNIKTLELKK
- the rplI gene encoding 50S ribosomal protein L9, giving the protein MKVLLIKDVKSLGKAGEIKEVKDGYGKNFLVAKGFAKVATDEVIAQWQEEQKRKAEEEAKEIARLEALKEKLESVKPVIKKKLGANGSLFGAITNHDVAEALKAMGIDVDKKHIHLDHAIKATGEYEADVKLGHGIHAKLQFEVAGE
- a CDS encoding M3 family metallopeptidase; the encoded protein is MLFVDFKIPDYENFDKSLKKLLEKNETTIASLLERKNKNYGNFVRPYMETFENLDLFFTPLSHLNSVENSKETQKAYEASLPLLSAYHTKISQNRDLYDAFSKIDGTDAAQKEVVRQELRDFRLSGVHLPEAQKKRLEAINLRLSELNNRFSQNLLDATNAFELIVEDPEDVRGIPESDLALAETERDGKKVWRFTLQIPSYMAYMTYGPNRQLRETLYRAYVTRAPENAEVVDEILRLRDEKAKILGFDHYSELSLATKTAPTDEAVVGFLNELADASLPYAKEEVSRLEALAKEDGVEKLESYDVAYYSERLKRKELDFDEEKTRPWFEQGRVLEGMLDFVSELFGVVFKEVEVPVWNEKVRVFDLQEGGESFARIYFDLEARESKRGGAWMNDWQTRHLDEKGVEHPASAFVVCNFPPSTEAVPSLLRHDDVVTLFHEMGHALHHLMSRVPERFVSGIHGVAWDVVEFPSQFLENFAYERVVLDRFARHIETGEPLPEAMAGKIKASKNFLAAMGMLRQLEFALFDFLLHQKLYQGDEVQALLDAIREKLALVKPPSYNRFQWGFAHIFAGGYAAGYYSYKWAEVLSADAFFACFADGEIRKEMTDGYRRHILERGASQPMNALYRAWLGRDPEPSALLRLYGLSGEVS
- the nhaA gene encoding Na+/H+ antiporter NhaA encodes the protein MLKDSLLSFFKKESATGILLMIMTIAAMIVANSPFKSYYEAFLDIPVVVSIGHLTIAKPLLLWINDGLMAIFFFMVGLEIKREVVEGELRDPKKVAVPALAALGGMVVPALIYTAFNRDNPAAMQGWAIPTATDIAFALGVLSLLGNRVPVVLKLFLLALAIIDDLGAIIIIALFYTTGLSVLALGVVGASIFILFMMNRKGVVNNTAYVLVGIVMWTAMLKSGVHATLAGVILGLFIPIKNNKASFHALEHSLHAPVNHVILPLFAFVNTGIGFSNISAKDFLDSVTVGIVLGLFLGKQIGIFLFSWLAIKLKLGALPKGVNWRHLYGVAVLGGIGFTMSLFIGSLAFECEGGACMNIVDERMGILIGSLLSGIAGYLILRTSPKEG